Genomic segment of Mastomys coucha isolate ucsf_1 unplaced genomic scaffold, UCSF_Mcou_1 pScaffold5, whole genome shotgun sequence:
TCGCCGCAAGCTCAGTCGTCCGGGAAGAGTCACAGCCAAGCCCACTCGGGCCCGGACTCTGCCTAGAAGACCCGCGCAGCTCAGAGACCCAGACCCAGGAGCCACAACTCCGGGCTGGTTCTTCCGAAGCCCACGGCTTAGCGTTCGGCAAGGGATCCAGTGTCCTGCGGCGACTTTGAAAACGCATGCTCTCCCATGATTAGATTCTGGAGCCGATCAGGCCCTAGTCGGGGGTCTCGCTGACATCCTCACTGACCACACCACCTCGCCCACAACCCTGTGGCTCCTGGGAACGGAAGGGGCCACACAAGCCCTGGCCGTGCAGTTGATCGGAAGTTGCAGGAGCAAACCTACGGTCATTGCTCTAGGACAAATCAAGTCTGTTCTAGAACCCGGAAGTATATAGAACTCCAAGAAGCCCGTGGGGAACAGACTCTCCACCGCCGCCCGGCTAGCTCAGTCGGTAGAGCATGAGACTCTTAATCTCAGGGTCGTGGGTtcgagccccacgttgggcgGGTACTTTTGCCTAAAAGAAGTAGCCAAAAGACTGGAACCTGGTAAAGGATAAAGAAATTGGCAGAGATCTGGAGATGATAGGATTATTAAGTCTAGTTCATTAAAAGCATTTTATACCCCCTTTTCTtaagataatttaatttttatacatttaatctGACACTTCATAAATacatcaaatttaaataaaaattccaggTATAATAGGAAATTCAGGACCCTGTCTATGGACTGAATCTCTAGAAAATCAGGTCAAACCCCAAAGACCTCCACACAATCATATAGCCACAAGGCTGCTTTTGCtaagacagacaaacaaagaaaacataattttatccTACATGTAGCAGAATCCCAGTGTAAGATAAAGCAGCAGCCCCGGGGAGGCCTTCCTGTGAAAGACAACATTCATGAGGAAGGGTCCCTGGCACACAACACGTCAGAAACGTCCAATGTTACCATATATCAAGGCTTGTATTTTAGGAAAATTTTACCTGAAGATGAAGTCATGCATTCTATGTATTTTTGAAGTACAGTACTATTATCTATTTCAAATATGTATTCAAGCTAAGAAAATAGTATTCAATGCCTTTGACTCTGCCACTCCCGAGCCccaaactataatttaaaaattaaccagCTGCCTTGGAAGTTAGTCtctaaataattatgtttataaaaaaaataaagatttttttgaaaatacatataaCCTAACCTGGAGTCAAggtatctgtaatcctagtgttCAGAAAGGAGGTGCAGagttgggcagtagtggcgcacgcctttaatctcagcacttgggaggcagaggagggtggatttctgagtttgaggctagcctggtctacataacaagacgcccatattcttttttaaaggaactgCAATGAAATTGTATGTCTACAATCTGAACAATTACTATGTTTGAGTATCAACTAATAATTGGTGGTTCTTAAACATCGTTCAAATAAAATCATATAGTATTTTGTAAAGTGAAAGCgtatttatttgaaaacaaaacattaccTTGAATGATGGTTAAGTtgaaatttatttgaaaacaaaataaatttttgaaagcAAAACCCTCCTTCATTCTCACTTTTCAGGTATCTAAAGGGACCTAAAACACAGCCTCACTACCCCGGGTGGGACTCGAACCCACAATCCCTGGCTTAGGAGGCCAATGCCTTATCCATTAGGCCACCGGGGCTGACGAGAAGACAGCTCTCTGGATCTTCCACCAGTCTGTGTCTTTGGGTCGTTTTTGTGTCCATCAACTGTGTGTATCACTTCAGCCAAGGTACAGGCTGTAACGTCACCGGACTCTGTGCACCCTTAAGATCTAAAGGAGGACGCACTTGTAAGGAGACGACTGAAACACGAGCATCACTGCTTTTGTTTTGCTAATTAGTTTACAGAACAGGTATGCGTCTTTCTATGGTGCAAGATATCCAAGATTCCAATACTGAATGAGCCCTTTGAACCCGGACGACCGGTATGGAAAACATATTTGTGATATAGGATGCAGGAAACAGGAGCCGGTAAGAGAATAATGTACGTGCTTTGCAGAGTCGGTTCCCGGTCCAGAATAACTGCCGTGTCTCTGTCCAGTTTTCTCCCACCGTCCCTTCAACCGAATGTTACTTGATAGGGACGGGTCTTCTTCATACTTCCTCTTTATAGTGTATACAACTGGCCTATATATTTTACTTGATACCTACCccttcaaaaaattaaattattaaaaacaaacaaacaaacaaacaaacacagcaacAACTAAACAGCCCAGTCAGAAGAACCTGAGAGATTTTTGGCTCGAGGCTCGTGGGTTCTGGCGCAGTTGCGTTATCCTCGTGTCCTTTCGACTCTCCTTTATATCTCGCGCGCtcgcctgtgtgtgtttgtgtaactgATCTAATAAATTTGCAAGCTTTATTAAACTACTGTaacattaaagagaaaattaCTCTGCACAAGGCTGTGTCACGTGAGCTGGCTCCCCGCCCTCGCCTTCTGTGGTTCTCCTAGGAGTTACAGGGATGAAAGGCGGTTCCACTTAGACCGAATTTCTTAAATAGAGATTTTCCCCCCCTCAGGTGGAATGTCAACTCAATCTGGGACATATTCTTGCTatttaaaaattgacatttaCACTGGACCTGTAAGGAGacacgttgttgttgttgttgttgttgttgttgttgttgttattgttgttgagacAATCTTTTGTAGCCCAGAATGGCTTTTAAtttccctgcctccaccttctaaattctggcattacaggtgtgcctGGACACACTCTCATTGTAAgaaatctaattttctttctgtttcaagaTTTTAGAACTGTGGACGTACAAACCATATTTCCTGCTTTATTTTCAAGTGTTCAGTTCAGTGACATTAATTGCATTCACCATATTGTACAAGTTACCAACCAGATAGCCtactgagggttttttgtttgtttgtttgtttttatcaagtGTCCTTGACGTTCCCTTGGGACATATCCCACCCACCACCTAAGCAACTCAATCTAGCTAGCGTCAATTCAGTTCCTTTCCTTGGCACTAATTCGAGCGCTCGTGGCCTTCACCTACTTAATACATACATACTGACCTTCCTTCCGGGGTACCAGACAGTATGGGGAGTCCTGAAGGCCCTAGGGTGACGAGTTTAAAAAGCAAACTTGAGGATGGGAAattttaaagtaggttttaattaataaaaaaaaaaaaacaaattcacgCAGCGACCACGAAGGGACTCGAACCCCCAATCTTCTGATCCGGAATCAGACGCCTTATCCATTAGGCCACGCGGCCCTACGCCGGCTCGGGCCTTAGCTCACTCCATAAGGCTTATTCAAGCGCCTACTGCGCATGCTTAAACGAAAGAAAATTCCTGCCCATTGAACTAATCTAATCTACGTCGTAACAGCTACAGGGGAGCCTCCACACGTTTGAATCCGCATGAATCCTTCTAGGCAGTCAGCCAGCGGATGCCCTTCCGGATTCTACAGGCTCGCCTTTCGGATCTCCTCCATTTACTGGCCCTCAACTCAGGATCAGGGACAACCCGTGCCCTTGCCCTATCACGTCACTACCCACAATGGTCTCTTCCAGTGTCCAGACCCGTGCTGGCTCGCCTCTCCCGCAACTCCGTGGCCCCACGCCACGTGGAGATTGAGAACACCCGCATCAGGGACTCGGCGAGGCGAGCTGGTTCCCGAGCTGATCCTTCCCAGGACTTCTTTCTCCCTAAGCCCCTCCAGCACATCCAGGTCTGCCTTGTTAGGTTCCGTAGTCCCAGACACTAGGCACAGACCCCGATTCAACCCGGTTCTGATTCCCGGGAGCACAGTCGTTCCCCTATCTACTGCCAGGTACTTTCCCCGTTATGTCACGTATTTCAGAAAGAGCATGTATTTCCCAGAGCACACCGATCGTGAATACATATTTATTGGCGATATCTGAGCTCCCACGCCCAAACTGCTGCATCGATGACAGGGTGTGACGAGGGGGATGTAGGGGAAGTGGTGAGGTTGTTCGCCCTATAAACAGAGCCGGCGCCTGAGCGAGCTGTGGATCTCCAGGCAGGCTTTGTGCAGCTCATCACTGTCTGGTCCCAGGATGTCCAGCTCACACACCTGCCTGTTGACCTGAGGAGCGACACTCAGCTAGGCTCTGAGGGGCTCAGTCCATCACACCCACTGCCGTCACTGTCTGCTGGCGGGCTCTTTGCGGAGAGGTCGATGCTTTCTGAAATGCtctatgtatcctaggctggtctcaaactctggGATCCTGCCACTACCTCCCAGCTACAGGCACGCCCCACAACGACCAACTCTTGTGTCTGTTGTTCTGTAAGCCTAAAATTTCAAGTGCTACCTAATCATCTTTGAGCTTCATACTAACCCAGCAGTTTAACATGAGTTCCTTGCTCTGACCCCAAAAATCCCCAACCCAAAGGGAGGGCTCCCCACACCCTTATAAGCATATAATCAGCCAGAGCAGCCTTGACTAGGGCCTCCCTGTTAGCCCGCCAAACTGTACAAATGAACTGCCCCTATTCTGTAGGAACCCAGGGGCACCTCCCTTCCTATACCCCTCCCCCCTCTTACTTCCCAGTACATTCTCCCCTCAGCACACCACCCCCATGGTTTCTGGTGTCCTCCCCTCCTGAACTTTAGTGTATGTAACAACTGCTGCTGAGTTTGTCTGACCAATGTGACCTGTGTTTGAGCACCTCGTGATGTGATGGCAAGAGATCCCTCCTAGTAATAAAAGTAttgagaggggtggggaaggggtaaaggggagagagaggaaaggtggggagagagagagagggagagagaggggggagggagggatggaggggaaggagaggggaggNNNNNNNNNNNNNNNNNNNNNNNNNNNNNNNNNNNNNNNNNNNNNNNNNNNNNNNNNNNNNNNNNNNNNNNNNNNNNNNNNNNNNNNNNNNNNNNNNNNNNNNNNNNNNNNNNNNNNNNNNNNNNNNNNNNNNNNNNNNNNNNNNNNNNNNNNNNNNNNNNNNNNNNNNNNNNNNNNNNNNNNNNNNNNNNNNNNNNNNNNNNNNNNNNNNNNNNNNNNNNNNNNNNNNNNNNNNNNNNNNNNNNNNNNNNNNNNNNNNNNNNNNNNNNNNNNNNNNNNNNNNNNNNNNNNNNNNNNNNNNNNNNNNNNNNNNNNNNNNNNNNNNNNNNNNNNNNNNNNNNNNNNNNNNNNNNNNNNNNNNNNNNNNNNNNNNNNNNNNNNNNNNNNNNNNNNNNNNNNNNNNNNNNNNNNNNNNNNNNNNNNNNNNNNNNNNNNNNNNNNNNNNNNNNNNNNNNNNNNNNNNNNNNNNNNNNNNNNNNNNNNNNNNNNNNNNNNNNNNNNNNNNNNNNNNNNNNNNNNNNNNNNNNNNNNNNNNNNNNNNNNNNNNNNNNNNNNNNNNNNNNNNNNNNNNNNNNNNNNNNNNNNNNNNNNNNNNNNNNNNNNNNNNNNNNNNNNNNNNNNNNNNNNNNNNNNNNNNNNNNNNNNNNNNNNNNNNNNNNNNNNNNNNNNNNNNNNNNNNNNNNNNNNNNNNNNNNNNNNNNNNNNNNNNNNNNNNNNNNNNNNNNNNNNNNNNNNNNNNNNNNNNNNNNNNNNNNNNNNNNNNNNNNNNNNNNNNNNNNNNNNNNNNNNGTCAGCCTAGGTGAGGGGATGGGGTCAGCCTAGGTGAGGGGATGGGGTCTGCCTAGGTGAGGGGATGGCATCAGAGTCAGCCTTGGGCTGCTGTGCTCTGCATCCCAATCCTCAATGGCCTATTGTGGGTGGGAGGAGCAAagaggggaagcagagagcaTTCTGGGTATCTGGCTTCAGACCAGCACAGGTCAGGGACTTCTTACATCAGGAAGAAGTTGCTGATATTTGTAGAgtgaatatttgtatatataatcaacatacaacaaatatttactgtggACTTGCTAGGTACCAAAGGTGGACAGGCGTCTGAAGCAAGCAGGACTGTCCTGTCTTAGAGCTTACACAAGGGAGCATTCGACAGGAGCTTGCCATTGTAACTATGACTATAAAGGCTAACCTGCGGGAGGAAAGTGACTGAGCTGGAGCTGGACTCTCCCTGATAGTAAAGCTATCTATCACTCCAGGTGATGGGGCAGGAAAGTAGGCCCACAGTGACCATGAGCTTCTTACTTACCCTCAGCGGCTGCGTAGACAGTAAGGATGTCTGCTTGGCCTGAGCTGCCTGCAAAAAGAGTCAACTCTCATTACCAGCATCCAGGGACTCCACCTGCCCCAGTGCCTTGTCATCTCTGGTTCAAGGGCAGCACTAGACGGTGGAAAGAGTGTAGGCCTGGAAAACCACAAGCCATCCAGCATTCAGGCTGTATGAACTCAGAGAAGCTAGGTCCTCTTGCTAACTCCAAACTGTCAGACTCAGGATCAGAAGCTTCTGAGTCCCTTACAGCTTAGGGAGACATTTCCTCCCTGAATCTTGGCAAAGCAGGAGCAGAGATGGCAGCAAACCCCAAGCTGACAGGCCTAGCAGTATGCTGTGAGTGATTCCCACCACCAGTGTGCCAAGTCTGGGCTCCAGAAGAAAAGCAGACCCACCTGGGTCATCAGCATGGATCTGAAGCACATCTGCCTGGGTCGGGATGGCTGGAGGTGCTCTCAGCCAACGACGGTACCATGGGAGGGCTCGTGGCCCCACACCAGGGTCCCTGTTCCCTGGAGAAGGATGGGGCAGATACTTTTACTCAGTGGAACCTCAGGATATCTCGGGGTGAGGCAGGCCTGCAGGGCTAGCAACATTCATACAGGTTCAAGTTTGTTGGCTTGACTCCAGGGGAAGCTGGAGAGGGGCGGGGAATGGCCAGCATGCAGGCCTCCTGGAGAAGCTGGGTGGGaaatgtgggaggcagaggaatgccagggtaaAGGGTTGGGCTGGAGGCAGGGTCCCTTACCCCCACGGCAGGCCTGGAGCAGGAAGATCTTGGGGTGCCCATGCAGTGCCTCGCAACAGCTCAGCTCCTGCATCAGCACCTCTGGCTGTACTTCTTCACCATCAGCCCCCAGCAGCTGCCCCTGTGGGCCCCCATGGGCCATCAGGGCCACTAGGGCACAGCTCACAGGCCCCTTGTGAGTGTCCAGCTTTTCCCGAAACCGAGACAGTTCCTCCCGGAAGGCCTGGGGTGGTAAGGTCAGGTCTGAACCAGCCCCTGGCTGCCCTTCATGGGGCTCGGGGcacttcttcagtctctgtcttgAAGATCAGGGTTTCCAAGGCAAGAAAGTGACTGACCCATGCATACAGCAGGAAATCAGAAGCTAGACTTATAGATGTGCTTCCCACCTGTAATATGGGAGAAGCCCAGGAAGGAGAACTCTAGGGTCGGGGGATCCTTCCTTCCAAACACCACCAGTTTTGGGCTTCCCCTAAcctgagctgaagggtttgtccTCAGGGTGATCTTGAAGCCCAAGGCCTGGCAAAGGTCCCTCAATGCTGTCACATCATGCTGTGCTCCTAGCCGGTCTTGAATCACAGCCAGTAGGAGGGCAGCCCTGGTTCCAGACAGGTCATATtgtgtgcttggcccagggtctGACTGTACAGAGGGTTAGAGACACACAGTAGGCCGAGGGGACCCCcagttcctcctcttccccatttgTGTCTCCCTTAGCCTCCACCCAACCTGCAACTGCAGACACAGGACTGgattctctctctgcccctcaccTCCAGTCTCCAGGGCTCCTCATCTCCCAAACACAGAGTCCCCCGAAGGGAGGTCCTAAGGACTGGGCAGTAGGTGTTCCCAGCAACCTCTTCAGCCACTCTGCAAAAGAGCTAGGAGGGCAGAGCCCAAGGACATTTCAGAGAACTTTCCTTTGGGGGTCAGGGGAAGGCTTACAACCCAAGCAGAGGGGTCAGGATCTTGGCTACAGGGCAGACTTTGGAGGTCACATCTTCAGAGAGAAAGTAGAGGTCAGGGTGGACTTAAGCAAGACCTAGGCTCTGACTCATCCTCAAGTTCATTACCTCACTCTAGGGATTgatacacacagaggcaggacCCTCTCTGCAGAGTGATAAGTCTGTGGAGGAGACTCCCAAGCCGCCATTATCTGGGGAGGTACTAGGCTGAGAGTACCATGGAGCAGAACTGGGGCCCACAGCCCCCACTTCTACATCACTCAGATACTACCCAGGGAGATGTTCAGACCTCAAGACCAAATCTGAGCCTATCTCAGCCACCAAGGCCTTCCAATAGAACAGGGCAGCAGTCATTGCCCGTATGAGTGCCAAAGGGGGAGGCTGGACGTTTCAGTGTAGATACCAGGAGCCAAGCCAGCAGGGAGAGCATGTGACACTGAGGGAATCCTCTGGACAAAGTCATGGGGTGAAAAGGACATTTGGAGTCTGGGTGGTCCGACGTAGTTACAAAGGCATGTCCTGCAGCCCGTGTATGGGTGTCTGACTTATTTTGACTGTATCTGGCTCTAGGGACCCAGGGAGACAGGCCCAGCCTGCCCTCCCTTCTTCTGGGTCCCCCACCTCTGTCAGCAGCTGCAGCAGTGACCAGTGAGGATGCTGACTGCAGATCTTTCCCAGATGCAGAAGGAAAGCTTCCGGTTCCCAGGCAGCTGGAGGAGAAGCACCCCACAGCTGTGTAGGTAGGACAGAAACTCCAAGCTTTCCTGTTCATCCCCCACCCTCCAAGCTGGGGTCACTGCCCAGCCACTCACCCTTGAGGCCACTAGAGAGTAACAGGAAGATTTTGGGGCAAGCCTGCAGGGCCCCATAGAGACTCAGCTCCTTGACCAGCAGTGGTGTCTGCCTTAGCTGCCTCCTGGGAGCCATTAGGACCACAAGGGCACACCCCACTGCACCCCTCTGGACAGCCAGCTGCTCCCGGAACAAACTCAGCTCCTCAAGGAAGCTCTAGGAGAAAAAGGCAAAGTCTGGTGAGGTTCCAGCCAAATGTGAGTGAGTGGCTAAGGGCTGAAGGTTATGGGGTGAAAGCTCACCTGGACTGGGACCTCCCTCTTCTCACAGTTTTCAAAACCTAGAGCCTGGAACACACCATGCACACTAGCAACTGCTGTGGCAGACACCCCAGGACTGCAGAGTAtcaaggctgcccttgaacccTGCACGCTGTATTTTCCCTGGGGAAGGAAAACCAGAGCTGGTCTGGGCTTGGGCCCAGCTGGGTGTTGGGAATAGGCTGGGCCAGGCAGATCATCTCACTACCTTCCTCCTCAAGCTGTCCCAAGCATCCACCAGCTGT
This window contains:
- the LOC116077443 gene encoding putative caspase-16 yields the protein MAHGGPQGQLLGADGEEVQPEVLMQELSCCEALHGHPKIFLLQACRGGNRDPGVGPRALPWYRRWLRAPPAIPTQADVLQIHADDPGSSGQADILTVYAAAEG